The Sulfitobacter sp. S223 genome has a window encoding:
- a CDS encoding DUF5337 domain-containing protein, whose translation MANNDDTLSRNGRRLALVSVVGAFAFMGIEFAGATYGWSNQTMGLLELGIAAMFLWVFIQAFRMWRQRQSEKDG comes from the coding sequence GTGGCTAACAACGACGACACACTGTCACGTAACGGGCGGCGCCTTGCTTTGGTGAGCGTTGTGGGCGCTTTCGCCTTTATGGGGATTGAGTTCGCTGGGGCCACTTACGGGTGGTCAAATCAGACAATGGGCCTTCTGGAGCTTGGCATTGCGGCCATGTTCTTGTGGGTCTTTATACAAGCATTCAGAATGTGGCGTCAGCGCCAGTCTGAGAAAGACGGATAA
- a CDS encoding endonuclease: MAFKEKNTECQKTCWLVAALAGLLAMVLLYALADFGAFKAIFTGALLGFILGVVLMLTMCRSQASTGAESSSVKSGTTVGLTSADSKTVASSATQASTTTAQTTSAGAAAAAASADVSAAKEDTASPVDISTAASDTSAPSGTMAQVNTTPSAALSMPVAEPSDVSDAEAKAAKTTAKSSASDASKAKAAPKAKPAAKAKAATAKPKAAAAAPKAKAAPAAPKAKAAAAANKAKAAAPASKKPEMLSAPRAEGKDNLKLISGVGPKLEQTLNDLGVYHFDQVAKWKKKDIAWVDENLRFKGRIERDDWMSQAKILAKGGETEFSARKKKT, translated from the coding sequence ATGGCTTTTAAAGAAAAAAATACGGAGTGCCAGAAAACCTGTTGGTTGGTTGCTGCACTGGCGGGATTGCTTGCGATGGTGTTGCTGTATGCGTTGGCCGATTTCGGCGCGTTTAAGGCGATCTTCACCGGTGCGCTTCTTGGCTTCATTCTGGGCGTCGTGTTGATGCTGACAATGTGTAGATCGCAAGCATCGACAGGGGCGGAGTCGTCTTCGGTTAAATCTGGTACAACCGTAGGCTTAACTTCAGCGGACAGCAAAACCGTCGCGAGCTCTGCCACGCAAGCGTCGACAACAACCGCACAGACAACAAGTGCAGGCGCTGCCGCTGCTGCTGCGTCGGCCGATGTTTCTGCCGCGAAGGAAGACACAGCCAGCCCTGTTGATATTTCTACCGCTGCATCAGACACCTCAGCCCCATCGGGCACAATGGCGCAGGTCAATACCACGCCGTCCGCCGCTTTGAGCATGCCAGTCGCCGAACCTTCTGACGTTTCGGACGCGGAGGCAAAGGCTGCGAAAACTACCGCTAAATCCTCTGCATCTGACGCAAGCAAAGCCAAAGCTGCGCCAAAAGCGAAACCAGCGGCCAAAGCCAAAGCAGCAACAGCGAAGCCAAAAGCAGCTGCTGCCGCACCGAAAGCAAAAGCTGCACCTGCGGCACCCAAAGCAAAGGCGGCAGCTGCAGCGAACAAAGCTAAGGCCGCAGCCCCTGCCAGCAAGAAGCCAGAGATGCTGAGCGCGCCGCGCGCTGAGGGTAAAGATAACCTCAAGCTGATCAGCGGTGTTGGTCCCAAACTGGAGCAGACATTGAACGATCTGGGTGTCTACCATTTCGATCAGGTCGCAAAATGGAAGAAGAAAGACATCGCGTGGGTCGATGAGAATCTGCGCTTCAAGGGACGGATCGAGCGCGACGACTGGATGTCACAAGCCAAGATTCTGGCAAAAGGCGGCGAGACCGAATTCTCGGCGCGCAAAAAGAAAACCTGA